In Alteribacter lacisalsi, a genomic segment contains:
- a CDS encoding YheC/YheD family endospore coat-associated protein, translating into MQGTEEQSAPVRLGVFLSNAHKMILKRKVKDHKRYRFMELLASEAAKAGDTVIFFSPEDVVMGENIIKNALYYDIQAKKWKLMDSPLPTVVYERIYTRNGLVTKVRRGFKGKGIPSINNQASFDKYDTYKKLQGIEKAAPYLPPTINVHSFNDIRRFLLKYKTVYLKKVHSSLGKGVVKVQYRNSRSFEFSHFRSRLRNRSVSNMNKLKRPLSQFFKKKKFIAQQAIDLITLNGCNVDFRAEVQRTGEQITIGGIAARVGLKRSPITVHSTAMPAEIFFESELGYSEKKVKEVVDEIEAFLKTIYFSLEEAYGNFGEIGIDFGIDNKGRIWLIEANSKSAKVSFEKSYGQDGLKENAGNLLKYARYLTEGSAEKNEAMHL; encoded by the coding sequence ATGCAGGGAACCGAAGAACAATCAGCTCCTGTAAGACTCGGTGTATTTTTATCCAATGCACACAAAATGATACTGAAAAGAAAAGTTAAGGATCATAAAAGATACCGCTTTATGGAACTGCTTGCTTCAGAAGCAGCCAAGGCTGGCGACACCGTTATTTTCTTCAGTCCGGAAGACGTAGTCATGGGAGAAAATATAATTAAAAACGCTCTATATTATGACATTCAAGCAAAAAAATGGAAATTAATGGATTCTCCACTCCCCACAGTCGTCTATGAAAGAATTTATACAAGGAACGGACTGGTCACAAAAGTTAGACGAGGGTTTAAAGGTAAGGGGATACCATCCATCAACAACCAGGCAAGTTTCGATAAATATGATACCTATAAAAAGCTCCAGGGAATAGAAAAGGCTGCACCCTACCTTCCCCCTACTATTAACGTACATTCATTTAACGATATCCGCAGGTTTCTGTTAAAATACAAAACCGTTTATCTGAAGAAAGTGCACAGCAGCCTTGGAAAAGGAGTTGTTAAAGTACAGTACCGCAACTCACGATCATTTGAATTTAGCCATTTCCGAAGCCGCCTGCGGAACCGGTCGGTTTCAAATATGAATAAACTGAAGAGGCCTCTCAGCCAATTTTTTAAGAAAAAGAAGTTTATAGCACAGCAAGCTATTGATTTAATAACTTTAAATGGATGCAATGTGGATTTTAGAGCAGAAGTACAAAGAACCGGTGAACAGATCACCATAGGCGGAATTGCAGCAAGAGTGGGATTGAAGCGCTCTCCTATTACTGTTCACTCCACAGCGATGCCGGCAGAAATATTTTTCGAATCTGAACTTGGCTATTCAGAGAAAAAAGTAAAAGAAGTCGTAGATGAAATTGAGGCTTTTCTCAAAACAATATACTTTTCACTCGAAGAGGCATACGGTAACTTTGGCGAGATCGGTATTGATTTTGGAATTGATAATAAAGGACGGATCTGGTTAATCGAGGCTAATTCCAAAAGTGCAAAGGTGTCGTTTGAAAAATCATACGGCCAGGATGGGTTAAAGGAAAATGCAGGGAATCTGCTCAAGTACGCCAGATACCTCACGGAAGGGTCCGCAGAAAAAAATGAGGCCATGCATTTATAG
- a CDS encoding DedA family protein — MVELILEFLRELGFAGLFIGIVVEALSVPFPAALFVLVYGYILNPSPGEIVLLALGSAVVYTTFSYVPYFLSIKFEPSIRRNVSREKVKVAEGWIRRYGEWMIAAGRFLGMGYIAYIAGFSSIRPLAFGLYTFAGFFPLSLLMFYLGTLGNLEFMADTFQNAQWFIFSVLAVLITVYLGYRVLRKKGLIPTGKKEEPRVRRRTRKEGR; from the coding sequence ATGGTGGAACTCATACTTGAATTTCTAAGGGAACTGGGCTTTGCAGGACTGTTTATCGGAATCGTTGTGGAGGCATTATCGGTGCCTTTCCCTGCAGCTCTCTTTGTTCTTGTTTATGGATACATACTTAATCCTTCCCCTGGGGAGATTGTTCTTCTTGCACTGGGCAGTGCAGTGGTTTATACCACATTCAGTTACGTTCCTTACTTTTTGAGTATTAAGTTTGAGCCGTCCATCAGGAGAAATGTGAGCAGGGAGAAAGTAAAAGTTGCAGAAGGCTGGATTCGGAGATATGGAGAGTGGATGATCGCTGCCGGGCGTTTCCTGGGAATGGGGTATATCGCCTATATTGCCGGATTCAGCAGCATACGTCCATTAGCGTTCGGTCTGTATACATTTGCAGGCTTTTTCCCTCTGTCACTTCTGATGTTCTATCTCGGTACTCTTGGCAATCTGGAATTTATGGCAGATACATTCCAGAATGCCCAGTGGTTCATCTTCAGTGTGCTCGCGGTGCTGATTACGGTTTACCTCGGCTATCGTGTGCTGCGAAAAAAAGGGCTCATTCCAACTGGAAAAAAAGAAGAACCGCGGGTACGGAGAAGAACCCGAAAAGAGGGAAGGTGA
- a CDS encoding DNA primase produces the protein MKKYMKLTMASVLALSVLAACGDEDTDTETELEQDTEETEVDDAEGDDAEVDTEDDLEEDDEEIDAEDDLEEDEEELDAEEDEEGDE, from the coding sequence ATGAAAAAGTACATGAAACTTACTATGGCAAGCGTTCTTGCACTAAGCGTACTCGCAGCATGTGGCGACGAGGACACTGATACTGAAACAGAACTTGAGCAGGATACAGAAGAAACTGAAGTAGACGACGCTGAAGGCGACGATGCTGAGGTTGACACTGAAGACGATCTTGAAGAAGATGACGAAGAGATCGACGCTGAAGATGATCTTGAAGAAGACGAAGAAGAGCTTGACGCTGAAGAAGACGAAGAAGGCGACGAGTAA
- a CDS encoding metal-sensitive transcriptional regulator: MQYSDDMKNRLKRVEGQVRGVLRMMEEEKDCRDVITQMSAVRTAVDRATAYVVAKNLEQCLRENTETEDEREAMIEEAIKMLVKSR, from the coding sequence ATGCAGTATTCTGATGATATGAAGAATCGCCTGAAAAGAGTGGAAGGACAGGTTCGCGGCGTTCTTAGAATGATGGAAGAGGAAAAAGACTGCCGGGATGTAATTACCCAGATGTCGGCTGTCCGAACAGCCGTTGACCGGGCTACGGCCTATGTTGTAGCGAAAAACCTGGAACAGTGCCTCCGTGAAAACACAGAGACTGAGGACGAGCGTGAAGCTATGATTGAAGAAGCAATTAAAATGCTCGTAAAGAGCCGCTAA